Proteins co-encoded in one Acidobacteriota bacterium genomic window:
- a CDS encoding sodium:solute symporter, translated as MVLNWLDYAVIAGYVLALTAFGTYFARFQRSSKDYFLSGHSVPWWAICFTVVATETSTVTFIGVPAAAFTGNMAFLQLPLGYVIGRVLVSVWFLPAYFRGELMTSYQLLESRFGSSVRAAGAAIFLLTRSLADGIRLFTTALVIAVVTGIPVPWTVVLLGTAMIVYTVYGGSAAVIWTDVVQMFVYLAGALIIFFALLYGIDGGWSAVVAAGEAAGKFRVFDFSLNFTSVYTFWAGVVGGVALTLATHGTDQFLVQRLLSAPSARDAGRGLILSGVLVLLQFALFLTIGVMLYAYYQQVPLPTLGRPDEILPTFVINTLPSGVSGFIVAAIVAAALSPSINAMAASTVNDFYLRYVNETADEQTIMRVSYRATLFWGVVQLAVALACQWMDRSVLDAGLSVLSLTAGPVLGAFLVGFATSRVSAHAMLAGMAVGMATLVYIWIATPVAWTWYAFIGATITALTALAFSTVMGRKDRTPA; from the coding sequence ATGGTACTCAACTGGCTCGACTACGCGGTGATCGCCGGCTACGTGCTGGCGTTGACGGCCTTCGGCACGTACTTCGCTCGGTTCCAGCGATCGAGCAAGGACTACTTCCTCAGCGGCCATTCGGTGCCGTGGTGGGCCATCTGCTTCACGGTGGTCGCCACCGAGACCAGCACCGTCACGTTCATCGGCGTGCCCGCGGCCGCGTTCACCGGCAACATGGCGTTCCTCCAGTTACCGCTCGGATACGTCATCGGGCGCGTCCTGGTGAGCGTGTGGTTCCTGCCGGCGTACTTCCGCGGCGAGTTGATGACGTCGTACCAGTTGCTGGAATCGCGCTTCGGATCGTCGGTGCGCGCGGCGGGTGCGGCGATCTTCCTGCTGACGCGATCGCTGGCCGACGGTATCAGGCTCTTCACGACGGCACTCGTCATCGCGGTGGTGACCGGCATCCCTGTCCCGTGGACCGTCGTGCTGCTCGGAACGGCGATGATCGTCTACACCGTCTACGGCGGGTCGGCCGCGGTCATCTGGACCGACGTGGTCCAGATGTTCGTGTACCTGGCCGGCGCGCTGATCATCTTCTTCGCGCTGTTGTACGGCATCGACGGCGGATGGAGCGCCGTGGTCGCGGCGGGAGAGGCGGCCGGCAAGTTCCGCGTGTTCGACTTCTCGCTGAACTTCACGAGCGTGTACACCTTCTGGGCCGGGGTGGTCGGCGGGGTGGCCCTCACGCTCGCCACGCACGGCACCGACCAGTTCCTCGTGCAGCGCCTGCTGTCGGCGCCGTCGGCGCGCGACGCGGGCCGCGGACTGATCCTGAGCGGCGTGCTGGTGCTGCTGCAGTTCGCGCTGTTCCTCACGATCGGCGTGATGCTCTACGCCTACTACCAGCAGGTGCCGCTGCCGACGCTCGGACGCCCAGACGAGATCCTGCCGACATTCGTGATCAACACGCTCCCGAGCGGCGTGTCCGGCTTCATCGTGGCGGCGATCGTCGCCGCGGCGCTGTCGCCGTCCATCAACGCCATGGCCGCGTCCACCGTCAACGACTTCTACCTGCGCTACGTCAACGAGACCGCCGACGAACAGACCATCATGCGCGTGTCGTATCGCGCCACGTTGTTCTGGGGCGTCGTGCAGCTGGCGGTCGCCCTGGCGTGCCAGTGGATGGATCGGTCGGTCCTCGACGCCGGCTTGTCCGTGCTCTCGCTCACGGCCGGCCCCGTGCTGGGTGCATTCCTCGTCGGCTTCGCCACCTCGCGCGTGAGCGCCCACGCGATGCTCGCCGGCATGGCCGTCGGCATGGCGACCCTCGTGTACATCTGGATCGCCACCCCAGTCGCCTGGACGTGGTACGCGTTCATCGGCGCCACCATCACCGCCCTCACCGCCCTCGCCTTCAGCACGGTGATGGGCCGCAAGGACCGGACGCCTGCGTGA
- a CDS encoding lysophospholipid acyltransferase family protein — MTAAAEVIPRRHRVEHALLRAVAAVVRRLPQSAATRLGHAIGAIAYRLDGRHRRITLDNLAATFPERSVQERTRIAREVFAHFGRKLVELLWFSGQSPERQLSLVEFVGLEHVDAVRMAGKGALLVTGHFGFWELHALAHGLQIGPMAVVARALDNTLLDRMLTDLRASTGNIVIDRKGGLRRIMRALQANQAVAVLIDQHILTAEAVKVDFMGRPAATTSAVAVLAMRTGAAVIPAFSLPLNDGRYRLIYERPLEVGSPDDPDAVRDLTQRCTKVLEKYVRAHPERWLWMHRRWRDDLQTTESPSLLVDEVPGDGES, encoded by the coding sequence GTGACCGCCGCCGCCGAGGTGATTCCCCGTCGTCATCGCGTGGAGCACGCGCTGCTGCGGGCCGTGGCGGCTGTCGTACGGCGGCTGCCGCAGTCGGCGGCCACGCGTCTCGGCCATGCGATCGGCGCGATCGCCTACCGCCTCGACGGACGGCATCGCCGCATCACGCTCGACAATCTTGCCGCCACGTTTCCGGAGCGTTCGGTGCAGGAGCGGACGCGCATCGCGCGCGAGGTGTTCGCGCACTTCGGCCGCAAGCTCGTCGAACTGCTCTGGTTCTCCGGGCAGTCGCCGGAGCGGCAGTTGTCACTGGTGGAGTTCGTCGGGCTCGAGCACGTGGACGCGGTGCGCATGGCGGGGAAGGGCGCGCTGCTCGTCACGGGGCACTTCGGGTTCTGGGAACTGCACGCGCTGGCGCACGGGCTGCAGATCGGGCCGATGGCCGTCGTGGCGCGCGCGCTCGACAACACGCTCCTCGACAGGATGCTCACCGACCTCCGCGCGAGCACCGGCAACATCGTCATCGATCGCAAGGGCGGCTTGCGGCGCATCATGCGCGCGCTGCAGGCCAATCAGGCGGTGGCGGTGCTGATCGATCAGCACATCCTCACGGCCGAAGCCGTGAAGGTGGACTTCATGGGGCGTCCCGCGGCGACGACGTCGGCGGTGGCGGTGCTGGCGATGCGCACGGGCGCGGCGGTGATCCCGGCGTTCTCGCTGCCGCTCAATGACGGGCGCTACAGGCTGATCTACGAGCGTCCGCTCGAAGTGGGATCGCCCGACGATCCGGATGCCGTGCGCGATCTCACGCAGCGGTGCACGAAGGTGCTGGAGAAGTACGTGCGCGCGCATCCCGAGCGCTGGCTCTGGATGCACAGACGCTGGCGCGACGACCTGCAGACCACCGAGTCGCCGTCGCTCTTGGTGGACGAGGTACCCGGAGACGGCGAGTCGTGA
- a CDS encoding glycosyltransferase family 9 protein, with protein sequence MPPADSVLIVRLGALGDVIHAIPVVAAIRAAFPAARIGWLVHQRFVPLLECVEGLDRIHAMERRSSARVIGEVRRARYAVCLDLQGLLKSAALARVSGARRVIGFSRTLLREPAAVLAYTETGGDGSGHVIDKNLSVLGLLGVDTRTRAFPLRVPDTPVVPCTREILGVGASEPFALLNPGAAWPNKRWPAERFGATARLLRDRLGLRSAVLWGPDEATLAAQVARASDAAARMAPQTTMVEMLALARASRVVVSGDTGPLHLAAAVGTPVVGVYGPTPPGRNGPWNPRDEVVSAHDACRCAFKRQCTSDAWCLDGVSAEVVADAVVRRVEAA encoded by the coding sequence ATGCCGCCCGCCGATTCCGTCCTCATCGTGCGTCTCGGTGCGCTCGGCGACGTGATTCACGCCATCCCCGTCGTGGCCGCGATCCGCGCCGCGTTTCCCGCGGCGCGGATTGGCTGGCTCGTACACCAGCGCTTCGTACCGCTGCTCGAGTGCGTGGAGGGGCTCGACCGCATCCACGCGATGGAACGTCGATCGAGCGCGCGCGTCATCGGCGAGGTGCGCCGGGCGCGATACGCCGTATGTCTCGATCTGCAGGGGCTCCTCAAGTCGGCGGCGCTCGCGCGGGTGAGCGGCGCGCGCCGCGTGATCGGATTCTCGCGCACCCTGCTGCGCGAGCCCGCGGCGGTCCTCGCCTACACGGAAACCGGTGGCGACGGGAGCGGGCACGTGATCGACAAGAACCTGTCGGTGCTCGGCCTGCTGGGCGTCGACACGCGGACGCGGGCTTTCCCGCTGCGCGTGCCCGACACGCCTGTCGTGCCGTGTACGCGCGAGATCCTCGGCGTGGGGGCGTCGGAGCCGTTCGCGCTTCTCAATCCCGGCGCGGCCTGGCCGAACAAGCGGTGGCCTGCCGAACGATTCGGCGCGACGGCGCGACTGCTCCGCGATCGACTCGGCCTGCGCAGCGCGGTGTTGTGGGGACCCGACGAGGCGACGCTCGCGGCGCAGGTGGCGCGGGCGTCCGATGCGGCGGCGCGCATGGCGCCGCAGACGACGATGGTGGAGATGCTGGCGTTGGCGCGCGCGTCGCGCGTGGTGGTGTCTGGGGACACGGGGCCCCTGCACCTGGCGGCGGCCGTGGGGACGCCCGTCGTGGGGGTGTACGGCCCGACGCCTCCGGGACGCAATGGTCCGTGGAATCCGCGCGACGAGGTCGTGTCCGCGCACGACGCGTGTCGTTGCGCGTTCAAGCGACAGTGCACATCCGACGCGTGGTGCCTCGACGGCGTGTCGGCCGAGGTCGTGGCCGACGCCGTGGTGCGTCGTGTGGAGGCGGCGTGA
- the lpxK gene encoding tetraacyldisaccharide 4'-kinase encodes MSEPERTFAVLRAAARLYGKGATLRRARRARRATRLARPVISVGNLAVGGRGKTPVVSAVARMLHGWGERPAVLSRGYRRESPSRDVVIVRDAERMRATLAESGDEPFMLARELPGCCVLVHPRRARAGAVAEETLGCTVHVLDDGFQHVELARDADIVLLTLDDVLHGRVLPAGRLREPVHALESADALIAVDCSAARLRMALGRTPDVPIFEVHRHLGRARALSGATDFSRLHDEPVLLVTAVAEPDRVAAELRQVGWRLVDEMTFRDHHRYHADDVRQIAARARSVGATAVVTTAKDAVKLERHLPIDIPVAVVPLEVVIEPADRFSAWLRGRLALDPEGA; translated from the coding sequence GTGAGCGAACCGGAACGTACGTTCGCGGTGCTTCGTGCGGCCGCCCGGCTCTACGGCAAAGGCGCGACTCTGCGACGCGCCCGGCGCGCCCGGCGAGCGACGCGCCTCGCGCGGCCCGTGATCAGCGTGGGCAATCTCGCCGTCGGCGGCCGCGGCAAGACGCCCGTCGTGTCGGCGGTGGCGCGCATGCTCCATGGCTGGGGCGAGCGGCCCGCGGTGCTGAGTCGCGGCTATCGGCGTGAATCGCCGTCGCGCGACGTCGTGATCGTGCGCGACGCCGAACGCATGCGGGCCACGCTGGCCGAGAGCGGCGACGAACCGTTCATGCTCGCGCGCGAACTGCCAGGCTGCTGCGTGCTCGTCCATCCGCGTCGTGCGCGGGCTGGCGCGGTGGCCGAAGAGACACTCGGCTGCACCGTCCACGTCCTGGACGATGGGTTCCAGCACGTGGAACTGGCGCGCGACGCCGACATCGTGCTGCTGACGCTCGACGATGTGCTGCACGGTCGCGTGTTGCCGGCAGGCCGGTTGCGCGAGCCCGTGCATGCGTTGGAATCCGCTGACGCGTTGATCGCCGTCGACTGCAGCGCGGCGCGCCTGCGTATGGCGCTCGGCCGGACTCCCGACGTGCCGATCTTCGAAGTGCACCGGCATCTCGGTCGTGCGCGCGCGCTCTCCGGAGCGACAGATTTCTCGCGTCTGCACGACGAACCCGTGCTGCTCGTCACGGCTGTCGCCGAACCCGACCGCGTGGCCGCCGAGCTCCGCCAGGTCGGGTGGCGCCTCGTCGACGAGATGACCTTTCGCGACCACCACCGCTACCATGCCGACGATGTGCGGCAGATCGCGGCGCGCGCGCGAAGCGTGGGCGCGACGGCCGTCGTCACCACCGCCAAGGACGCCGTGAAGCTCGAACGTCATCTGCCCATCGACATCCCCGTGGCCGTCGTGCCGCTGGAGGTCGTGATCGAACCGGCCGATCGATTCTCGGCATGGCTGCGTGGACGGCTCGCCCTCGACCCGGAGGGGGCGTGA
- the waaF gene encoding lipopolysaccharide heptosyltransferase II: MTARRRVVVRGPNWLGDLVMAAPAIRAVRETWPEAVVDVAGPSAFAPIVPMLVPGVGALPLEGRAGVRAVRRHTDAVRAGNYDVALLLTNSFASALVMAWAGVPERWGYRRDGRGRLLTRAIRVRDARRDSRHHADYYAALVAALGMPRPALEVQAMLPSQAREEAIALLRASGWDGTARVLACAPGAAYGTAKQWPPRHVAAVASAWIAAGGAVALVGASADVPASAAVVAGVPVERRAAVIDLTARTSLAALAGVLAVASRVLANDSGAMHVAAAFGTPTVAVFGPTREWATAPLGPHHILTHDVWCRPCMLRECPLDHRCMTHVPPSAVVDALG; this comes from the coding sequence GTGACAGCGCGGCGGCGCGTCGTGGTGCGCGGGCCGAACTGGCTCGGCGATCTCGTGATGGCGGCGCCGGCGATCCGGGCGGTACGCGAGACGTGGCCCGAGGCAGTGGTGGACGTCGCGGGGCCGTCGGCGTTCGCGCCGATCGTCCCGATGCTGGTGCCTGGCGTGGGCGCGCTGCCCCTGGAAGGACGAGCCGGCGTGCGCGCGGTGCGGCGACACACGGACGCCGTGCGCGCGGGGAACTACGACGTCGCGCTGCTGCTGACCAACTCGTTCGCGTCGGCGCTCGTGATGGCGTGGGCGGGTGTGCCGGAGCGATGGGGCTATCGCCGCGACGGGCGGGGACGGCTGCTGACGCGCGCGATTCGCGTAAGGGATGCGCGACGCGATTCGCGGCATCACGCCGACTACTACGCCGCGCTCGTCGCCGCGCTGGGGATGCCGAGGCCTGCGTTGGAGGTTCAGGCGATGCTGCCGTCGCAGGCGCGTGAGGAGGCGATCGCGCTGTTGCGCGCCAGCGGATGGGACGGCACCGCACGCGTGCTGGCCTGTGCGCCTGGCGCGGCATACGGGACCGCGAAGCAGTGGCCGCCGCGCCACGTGGCGGCTGTCGCGTCGGCGTGGATCGCGGCGGGTGGCGCTGTCGCGCTCGTGGGCGCATCGGCAGACGTACCGGCGTCGGCGGCCGTTGTCGCGGGGGTGCCTGTGGAGCGGCGCGCGGCGGTGATCGATCTCACGGCCCGTACGTCGCTGGCGGCGCTGGCAGGCGTACTGGCCGTCGCGTCACGCGTGCTGGCCAACGATTCGGGCGCGATGCACGTTGCCGCGGCGTTCGGTACGCCCACCGTCGCGGTGTTCGGCCCGACCCGCGAATGGGCCACCGCTCCTCTCGGTCCGCATCACATCCTCACGCACGACGTCTGGTGCCGTCCCTGCATGCTCCGCGAGTGTCCTCTCGACCACCGCTGCATGACCCACGTCCCCCCGTCAGCGGTCGTCGACGCGCTGGGGTGA
- a CDS encoding HAD family hydrolase: protein MTALAPAVFLDRDGTLIEDAGYLDSLDRLTLLPSTVDALRVLARGGHRLVVITNQSGIAQGLFDEAFVTRTHDALQARLTAAGARIDGWYYCPHHPRGQVPALTTTCDCRKPAPGLVRQAASDLGLDLSKSWMIGDRWGDVTLAPNAGLRGGILVRTGQGRVAEQHPVDGTQAAYVADDVMDAAAWILRQGA from the coding sequence GTGACTGCCCTCGCGCCAGCGGTCTTCCTCGACCGCGACGGCACCCTCATCGAAGACGCGGGATACCTCGACTCGCTCGATCGCCTGACGTTGTTGCCCTCCACCGTCGACGCCTTGCGTGTCCTGGCACGCGGCGGCCATCGCCTCGTCGTGATCACCAACCAGAGCGGTATCGCACAGGGATTGTTCGACGAGGCATTCGTCACGCGGACGCACGACGCCCTGCAGGCGCGACTGACTGCCGCAGGCGCGCGCATCGACGGTTGGTACTACTGCCCGCACCATCCTCGGGGACAGGTGCCGGCGCTCACGACGACGTGCGACTGCCGCAAGCCGGCGCCGGGTCTCGTCAGGCAGGCCGCCAGTGATCTGGGACTCGATCTGTCGAAGTCCTGGATGATTGGCGACCGCTGGGGCGACGTCACACTCGCGCCCAACGCCGGCCTGCGCGGCGGCATTCTCGTGCGCACGGGCCAGGGGCGTGTCGCCGAGCAGCATCCCGTCGACGGGACACAGGCCGCTTACGTGGCAGACGACGTGATGGACGCCGCAGCGTGGATCCTGCGGCAGGGAGCGTGA
- a CDS encoding 3-deoxy-D-manno-octulosonic acid transferase: MYLLYSVFAGLALVALLPWVAWQAARHGKYRHRWQERFGWLPPALGATSGTPTLWLHAVSVGEVLSAVPLVAALRRAHPDWRVVVSTTTRTGRDMAERRLADAAGVFYFPLDFAWVARRVLRHIQPSLVVIVETEIWPNLVRICRASGIGLLLVNARISDRSFPRYLRVRRWLGPVLRQFDRLCAQSEDTADRLRQLGAPEDRLVVTGSLKYDVTADPPRGIEDIARQLEGRPVLLAASTLKGEDETVLDAWRELRESEPDALLVIAPRHPERFDTVVSLVERSGARVVRRTALPPGLRAPFDVLVLDTIGELAAVCAHATVVFVGGSLVQAGGHNIIEPALYARPIIVGPSMTNFADITRRFLDAGGLVQVADAAEARGEVVALFGDAARRERLGRAARGVLDRHRGAVDRTLFEIAGVMRARADVRQATAVGGGTS; this comes from the coding sequence GGGTGGCATGGCAGGCCGCGCGTCATGGCAAATACCGGCACCGCTGGCAGGAGCGCTTCGGGTGGTTGCCGCCCGCGCTCGGCGCGACGTCCGGCACCCCCACGCTCTGGCTCCACGCCGTGTCGGTGGGTGAGGTCCTGAGCGCCGTGCCGCTCGTGGCCGCGCTCAGGCGTGCGCATCCCGACTGGCGCGTCGTGGTGTCCACCACCACGCGCACCGGGCGCGACATGGCCGAACGGAGGCTGGCTGATGCGGCAGGCGTCTTCTACTTCCCGCTCGACTTCGCCTGGGTGGCGCGCCGCGTCCTCCGCCACATCCAGCCGTCGCTGGTCGTGATCGTCGAGACGGAGATCTGGCCGAACCTGGTGCGAATCTGCCGCGCGAGCGGGATCGGACTCCTGCTGGTGAACGCGCGGATCTCCGACAGGAGCTTTCCGCGCTACCTGCGCGTGAGGCGATGGCTGGGACCGGTGCTGCGTCAGTTCGACAGGTTGTGTGCGCAGTCGGAGGACACGGCGGACCGGCTGCGTCAGCTCGGCGCGCCCGAGGATCGCCTCGTCGTGACGGGCAGCCTGAAGTACGACGTGACGGCCGATCCGCCGCGCGGCATCGAGGACATCGCGCGCCAGTTGGAGGGACGTCCGGTGCTGCTGGCGGCCAGCACGCTGAAGGGGGAGGACGAGACGGTCCTCGACGCGTGGCGGGAGTTGCGCGAGTCCGAGCCAGATGCCCTGCTGGTGATTGCCCCGCGTCATCCCGAGCGATTCGACACGGTTGTTTCGCTCGTCGAACGATCGGGAGCGCGTGTCGTGCGTCGAACGGCGTTGCCTCCTGGTCTTCGTGCGCCGTTCGACGTGCTGGTGCTCGATACGATCGGCGAGTTGGCGGCCGTGTGTGCGCACGCGACGGTGGTGTTCGTGGGCGGGAGTCTCGTCCAGGCCGGCGGCCACAACATCATCGAACCGGCGCTCTACGCGCGTCCCATCATCGTCGGGCCCTCGATGACCAACTTCGCCGACATCACGCGCCGATTCCTCGATGCCGGCGGCCTGGTGCAGGTGGCTGATGCCGCGGAAGCGCGGGGCGAGGTCGTCGCGCTCTTCGGCGACGCGGCGCGGCGCGAGCGTCTGGGGCGTGCGGCGCGAGGCGTCCTCGATCGCCATCGTGGTGCCGTGGATCGGACGCTGTTCGAGATCGCAGGCGTGATGCGCGCACGGGCGGACGTGCGCCAGGCGACGGCTGTTGGCGGAGGCACATCGTGA
- a CDS encoding adenylyltransferase/cytidyltransferase family protein, protein MARIAAHRAQGQSIALANGVFDLLHVGHLRYLQGAAAEGDVLVVAVNDDEAVRQLKGPDRPIVGEGERAELVDALRGVDYVVLFGDLTVGPILEALRPDVHCKGTDYTVDTVPERAIVQAYGGRTAIVGDPKDHSTRDIVARLR, encoded by the coding sequence ATGGCCCGCATCGCCGCGCATCGCGCGCAGGGGCAGTCGATCGCGCTCGCCAACGGCGTGTTCGATCTGCTGCACGTGGGGCATCTCCGCTACCTCCAGGGCGCCGCTGCCGAAGGTGACGTGCTCGTGGTGGCGGTGAACGACGATGAGGCGGTGCGGCAGTTGAAGGGACCCGATCGCCCGATAGTGGGAGAAGGAGAGCGGGCCGAACTGGTTGACGCGCTGCGCGGCGTGGACTACGTCGTGCTGTTCGGCGATCTCACGGTCGGGCCGATTCTCGAAGCGCTGCGCCCCGACGTTCACTGCAAGGGCACCGACTACACGGTCGACACGGTTCCCGAACGCGCCATCGTCCAGGCCTACGGAGGGCGGACGGCGATCGTCGGCGATCCGAAGGACCACTCCACGCGTGACATCGTGGCGCGGCTGCGGTGA
- a CDS encoding isoprenylcysteine carboxylmethyltransferase family protein: MTAASPAPSSPRAGLARWRVPLGFAFAGLVLWLARPTPRSLQVGLSIALVGQMMRIWAAGHLEKSREVTSSGPYRFTRHPLYLGSTLMGIGLAVAARHWLVAVVIPGYLGATLWLAIRTEEAYLRATFGDAYDRYAGGALPAVARRFSVERAWRNKEYRAPIGLLLMSLYLLWRAGLLG, translated from the coding sequence GTGACCGCCGCGTCGCCGGCGCCATCGTCTCCGCGTGCCGGTCTTGCGCGGTGGCGCGTGCCCCTCGGCTTCGCGTTCGCGGGACTCGTGCTGTGGCTGGCGCGTCCCACGCCGCGGAGCCTCCAGGTGGGCCTGTCGATCGCGCTGGTCGGGCAGATGATGCGGATCTGGGCCGCCGGCCATCTGGAGAAGAGTCGCGAGGTCACCTCGTCGGGCCCGTACCGCTTCACGCGGCACCCGCTCTACCTCGGCTCGACGCTGATGGGGATCGGCCTTGCGGTGGCGGCGCGCCACTGGCTGGTGGCGGTGGTGATTCCGGGCTATCTGGGGGCGACGTTGTGGCTGGCGATTCGCACCGAGGAGGCGTACCTGCGGGCGACGTTCGGCGATGCGTACGACAGGTACGCCGGCGGTGCGTTGCCGGCGGTGGCTCGCCGCTTCAGCGTCGAGCGCGCGTGGCGCAACAAGGAGTACCGCGCACCGATCGGGCTTCTGCTGATGAGTTTGTATCTGCTCTGGCGTGCGGGTCTGCTCGGCTGA
- a CDS encoding bifunctional hydroxymethylpyrimidine kinase/phosphomethylpyrimidine kinase, which yields MDPAAGSVTVRQRLLDVVDALAGRRTVVIGDIAADEFLYGRVARVSREAPVLILEYDTTVIVPGGAGNAAANVAALDGRTALFGCVGRDDQGSRLLDALSSAGVDARGVARLPGVATTTKTRVLAGGIHSAKQQVVRIDRRGQAPVSRAIHEAWGRRLDAALRTCDAVLISDYGGGAVTPALVRHVKQTLRARTRVRIPVLIDSRYALGRYAGLTASTPNESEVEALLGVRIGDDRRALERAGRTLLDRTRMEAVLITRGSRGMALFEPDRQTVHIPIVGSDEIADVTGAGDTVIATVTQALASGASMEEAAHLANHAGGLVVMKRGTATLSRGELRAAIEGER from the coding sequence GTGGATCCTGCGGCAGGGAGCGTGACGGTGCGGCAGCGATTGCTCGACGTGGTCGACGCCCTCGCCGGCCGCCGCACGGTGGTCATCGGCGACATCGCGGCCGACGAGTTCCTCTACGGACGCGTGGCGCGGGTCTCGCGCGAGGCGCCCGTCCTCATCCTCGAGTACGACACGACGGTGATCGTGCCCGGCGGCGCGGGCAACGCCGCCGCCAACGTCGCCGCGCTCGACGGGCGTACCGCGCTCTTCGGCTGCGTGGGACGCGACGATCAGGGAAGCCGCCTGCTCGACGCGCTCTCGTCGGCTGGTGTCGACGCGCGCGGCGTGGCGCGATTGCCCGGGGTGGCCACCACCACGAAGACCCGCGTGCTCGCCGGCGGTATCCACTCGGCCAAGCAGCAGGTGGTGCGAATCGATCGCCGCGGACAGGCGCCCGTATCGCGCGCCATTCACGAGGCATGGGGACGTCGGCTCGATGCGGCGTTGCGCACGTGCGACGCGGTGCTGATCTCCGACTACGGCGGCGGCGCGGTGACGCCCGCGCTCGTGCGGCACGTGAAGCAGACGCTGCGCGCACGGACACGCGTACGCATACCCGTCCTGATCGACTCCCGGTACGCGCTTGGCCGCTACGCCGGACTCACCGCGTCGACGCCGAATGAGTCCGAAGTCGAGGCGCTGCTCGGCGTGCGGATCGGCGACGACAGGCGCGCGCTCGAACGCGCGGGCCGCACGCTGCTCGATCGCACGCGGATGGAAGCCGTCCTCATCACGCGCGGCAGCCGCGGCATGGCGTTGTTCGAACCCGATCGACAGACCGTGCACATCCCGATCGTCGGCTCCGACGAGATCGCCGACGTCACCGGCGCCGGCGACACGGTGATCGCCACTGTCACGCAGGCGCTCGCGTCCGGCGCCTCCATGGAGGAAGCGGCGCACCTGGCCAACCATGCGGGCGGACTGGTGGTGATGAAGCGCGGCACGGCCACGCTGTCGCGCGGGGAACTGCGTGCCGCCATCGAGGGTGAACGGTGA